TGATAAATATATCAGGAAAGGCTCCTTTATGCCGGGCTAATGCCTCTGAAAAACTTGTACCGAGCTCTACCTGAGACTTTATATCTGCAAGGGCGGACTTAAGATGTCTGTTATCTGTGCTCTCCATGCTATCTTCTATGGCACTGAGTAGCGGTATACCTGCCCTCAACATAACAGCGAGATTCCGGACATACTCAATAACGTCTGACCTTTTTACCTTCCCTATAACAAAATAGTTTCTTATCTTTATAATAATATTGCTTGCCCTTTTCACAGCAAGGACATTTAAGCTTTTTGCTGTAAGGTCATCATAGACAGCATTAATGTCTTCTGCCTCTGTAACTCCACTTATCATGGTACCATCAAGATTTATTGCCTTATAAGTAAAATAGCTCACCCTGTTACCCTTATTATTTCCTCCAAACTCGTTATCCCTTCAGCAGCCTTCTTCAATCCATCCTCTCTCAGCGGGAGCATCCCCTTTTTCAAGGCCGCTTTCTTTAAGACAGTGATAGCTGCCCCTGAAAATATCAGCTCCCTCATTTCATCATCAATTGTCAGTATCTCACCAATCAATGTTCTTCCTGAGTACCCTGTACCATTGCATTTAGGACAC
This is a stretch of genomic DNA from Pseudomonadota bacterium. It encodes these proteins:
- a CDS encoding type II secretion system F family protein — protein: MSYFTYKAINLDGTMISGVTEAEDINAVYDDLTAKSLNVLAVKRASNIIIKIRNYFVIGKVKRSDVIEYVRNLAVMLRAGIPLLSAIEDSMESTDNRHLKSALADIKSQVELGTSFSEALARHKGAFPDIFI